Proteins from one Triticum aestivum cultivar Chinese Spring chromosome 7A, IWGSC CS RefSeq v2.1, whole genome shotgun sequence genomic window:
- the LOC123152033 gene encoding glycine--tRNA ligase, mitochondrial 1 — MVFMRFRPQLIVSSLSRAPKPSRTLAPQPLAAAARRRSLTATLSFFSSSSMAGAAPSEEALRRALAERQAAVDAQAEAVRSLKASGAKVGVDAAVEALKALKIEAGAAARRLQAAVGSGGGAAREEMRQAVGNTLERKLFYIPSFKIYRGVAGLYDYGPPGCAVKSNVLAFWRQHFVLEENMLEVDCPCVTPEVVLKASGHVDKFTDLMVKDEKTGTCYRADHLLKDFCKDKLEKDLTLSPETAAEFKRVLAVLDDLSREELGAKIKEYGIVAPDTKNPLSAPYPFNLMFQTSIGPTGLSVGYMRPETAQGIFVNFKDLYYYNGQKLPFAAAQIGQAFRNEISPRQGLLRVREFTLAEIEHFVDPEDKSHPKFVDVADLEFLMFPRELQLSGEPAKLTKLAEAVSKGTVNNETLGYFIGRVYLFLTRLGIDKSRLRFRQHLPNEMAHYAADCWDAEIECSYGWTECVGIADRSAYDLKAHSEKSGVPLVAHEKFSKPREVEKLVIVPSKKDLGLAFKGNQKMVVEALEAMSEKEAMDMKAALESNGETNFQVCTLGKEVVITKKMVSISMEKKLEHQRVFTPSVVEPSFGIGRIIYCLFEHSFYTRPSKSEEEQLNVFRFPPIVAPIKCTVFPLVKNQEFDDAAKVLDKELTAAGISHIIDTTGISIGRRYARTDEIGVPFAVTVDSATEVTIRERDSKQQVRVGIDEVASVVKELTEGQSTWTDISFKYPSHIGPQGDQE; from the exons ATGGTGTTTATGCGATTCCGCCCCCAGCTTATCGTCTCCTCCCTCTCCCGAGCCCCTAAACCCAGCAGAACCCTAGCCCCacagcccctcgccgccgccgcgcgccgccgctccCTCACCGCgaccctttccttcttctcctcctcctccatggcaggGGCAGCACCCTCGGAAGAAGCGCTCCGCCGGGCGCTGGCGGAGAGGCAGGCGGCAGTGGACGCGCAGGCTGAGGCCGTGCGGTCACTCAAGGCCTCCGGCGCCAAGGTGGGCGTCGACGCGGCGGTCGAGGCGCTGAAGGCTCTAAAGATCGAGGCTGGCGCGGCCGCGCGCAGGCTGCAGGCCGCCGTCGGGTCCGGCGGAGGCGCGGCGCGGGAGGAGATGCGGCAGGCAGTGGGGAACACCCTCGAGCGGAAGCTCTTCTACATACCATCTTTCAAGATCTACCGCGGCGTCGCCGGCCTGTACGACTACGGCCCGCCCGGGTGTGCGGTCAAGTCCAACGTCCTGGCCTTCTGGAGGCAG CATTTTGTTTTGGAGGAGAATATGTTGGAggttgactgcccctgtgtgacaCCTGAGGTTGTCTTGAAGGCATCAGGGCACGTCGATAAGTTCACCGACCTCATGGTTAAGGATGAGAAGACAGGCACATGCTATCGTGCTGATCACCTGTTGAAAGATTTCTGCAAGGACAAGCTTGAGAAGGATCTCACCTTGTCCCCTGAGACGGCTGCCGAGTTTAAGCGCGTCCTTGCTGTGTTAGATGACCTCTCACGAGAGGAACTCGGTGCAAAGATCAAGGAATATGGCATTGTTGCCCCTGATACAAAGAACCCACTCTCTGCTCCCTACCCATTCAATCTTATGTTCCAGACATCAATTGGCCCAACAGGTCTTAGCGTGGG GTATATGAGGCCAGAGACTGCACAGGGTATTTTTGTCAACTTCAAGGACTTGTACTACTACAATGGCCAAAAGCTTCCCTTTGCAGCAGCTCAAATTGGTCAAGCATTCCGTAACGAG ATCTCTCCACGTCAAGGTCTTCTACGAGTGCGTGAATTCACATTGGCCGAGATTGAGCACTTCGTAGATCCTGAGGATAAGTCACATCCCAAGTTTGTTGATGTTGCTGATTTGGAGTTCTTGATGTTTCCGAGAGAGCTGCAGCTCTCAGGGGAGCCGGCCAAGTTAACGAAGCTTGCAGAAGCAGTTTCGAAG GGAACTGTTAATAATGAGACACTTGGTTACTTTATTGGAAGGGTCTATCTTTTCCTGACACGTTTGGGAATTGATAAGAGCCGATTGCGCTTCAGACAGCATCTACCTAATGAGATGGCTCATTATGCTGCTGACTGCTGGGATGCAGAGATTGAGTGTTCTTATGGATGGACAGAGTGTGTAGGCATTGCAGATAGATCTGCATATGATTTAAAAGCTCATTCT GAGAAAAGTGGCGTTCCACTTGTTGCTCATGAAAAGTTTTCAAAGCCTAGAGAAGTTGAG AAACTTGTTATCGTGCCCTCAAAGAAAGACCTAGGGCTTGCTTTCAAGGGCAATCAGAAGATGGTGGTTGAAGCATTGGAG GCTATGAGTGAGAAGGAAGCAATGGACATGAAGGCTGCACTGGAATCTAATGGGGAGACGAACTTCCAAGTTTGCACACTTGGAAAGGAAGTGGTGATTACAAAGAAAATGGTATCGATCAGTATGGAGAAGAAGCTGGAGCACCAGCGAGTCTTCACCCCTTCAGTTGTTGAGCCCTCATTTGGCATAGGGAGGATAATCTATTGTCTGTTTGAGCATTCCTTCTACACAAGACCTAGCAAATCAGAAGAGGAGCAGCTGAATGTCTTCCGTTTCCCTCCTATCGTGGCTCCTATCAAGTGCACTGTGTTCCCGCTGGTAAAGAATCAAGAGTTTGATGATGCCGCCAAAGTGCTTGATAAAGAATTAACAGCTGCAGGCATCTCACACATTATTGACACGACTG GCATTTCTATCGGGAGGAGGTACGCAAGAACGGACGAGATCGGTGTTCCTTTTGCAGTAACTGTCGATTCTGCAACAGAGGTGACGATCCGAGAGAGGGACAGCAAACAGCAGGTGAGGGTGGGCATCGACGAGGTGGCATCGGTGGTGAAGGAGCTGACAGAAGGCCAAAGCACCTGGACCGATATTTCATTCAAGTATCCCAGCCATATCGGTCCCCAAGGTGACCAGGAGTAA